The following are encoded together in the Penicillium digitatum chromosome 3, complete sequence genome:
- a CDS encoding NAD-dependent glycerol-3-phosphate dehydrogenase, with amino-acid sequence MGSITPHQRKHKITVVGSGNWGCAIAKIVAENTASNPDLFEEKVEMWVFEENVEIPKTSKNYNASNAGPQKLTEVINNVHENVKYLPGIQLPVNLHANPSLEDAVKDSTLLIFNLPHQFIIKTCEQIKGKILPYARGISCIKGVDVNGTGIHLFSETIGRILGIYCGALSGANIANEVAQEKWSETSVAYDPPHMDSQVPTPQRSPSSSTTDLVEFQHKDTSGQISEVKLQALPSEYPPVDHAVLKTLFHRHYFHVRVVNDVAGVSISGALKNIVALAAGWVVGMGWGDNAKAAIMRVGLMEMVKFGDTFFSATIDNRTFTDESAGVADLITSSSSGRNFRCAKLSVERNQPIEDIERTELNGQKLQGTLTAVEVNSFLKNQGMEHEFPLFTAVFRVLEGTMKVEEIPSYIERPPQARVPISASELFNGEHNGARFSAARL; translated from the exons ATGGGTTCTATCACTCCTCATCAGCGCAAGCACAAGATCACGGTGGTGGGCTCTGGTAACTG GGGCTGCGCCATCGCTAAGATCGTTGCCGAAAATACGGCCAGTAACCCCGATCTCTTCGAGGAGAAGGTAGAGATGTGGGTATTCGAGGAGAATGTCGAGATTCCAAAGACTTCCAAGAATTATAATGCCTCAAACGCCGGCCCTCAAAAATTGACTGAGGTGATTAACAATGTCCATGAGAATGTCAAGTATCTCCCAGGAATCCAGTTGCCAGTCAACCTGCACGCCAACCCGTCCCTAGAGGATGCGGTGAAGGACAGCACACttctcatcttcaacctGCCTCATCAATTTATCATAAAGACCTGCGAACAAATCAAGGGCAAGATCCTCCCCTACGCTCGTGGCATCTCCTGCATTAAGGGCGTGGACGTCAACGGAACGGGTATCCACCTCTTCTCTGAGACTATTGGCAGAATCCTTGGCATCTATTGTGGTGCCCTGTCTGGTGCAAACATCGCCAATGAGGTCGCCCAAGAGAAGTGGTCCGAGACCAGCGTCGCCTACGATCCCCCACACATGGACTCCCAAGTGCCCACTCCTCAGCGGTCGCCTTCCTCCTCCACAACCGACTTGGTAGAGTTCCAGCACAAGGACACCTCGGGTCAAATTTCAGAGGTCAAGTTGCAGGCCCTGCCGTCGGAATATCCTCCTGTCGACCACGCCGTGCTGAAGACCCTCTTCCACCGCCATTACTTCCACGTACGTGTTGTCAACGACGTTGCCGGTGTATCTATCAGTGGTGCTCTTAAAAACATTGTTGCTCTAGCCGCTGGCTGGGTTGTCGGCATGGGATGGGGAGATAATGCCAAGGCTGCTATCATGCGCGTGGGCTTGATGGAGATGGTCAAATTCGGAGACACGTTCTTCAGCGCCACGATTGACAACCGCACTTTCACTGATGAGAGTGCCGGCGTGGCAGACTTGATCACCAGCTCCAGCAGTGGTCGTAACTTCCGGTGTGCCAAGCTCAGCGTTGAGCGCAACCAGCCTATCGAGGATATCGAGAGGACTGAGCTCAACGGTCAGAAGTTGCAGGGTACCCTGACTGCTGTGGAAGTCAACAGCTTCCTGAAGAATCAGGGCATGGAGCACGAGTTCCCTCTGTTCACTGCTGTTTTCC GTGTTTTAGAGGGAACCATGAAGGTCGAGGAGATTCCTTCTTACATTGAGCG CCCCCCTCAGGCGCGCGTCCCGATTTCTGCATCAGAACTTTTCAATGGTGAGCATAATGGCGCTCGGTTCAGTGCTGCACGATTATAA
- a CDS encoding ribosome biogenesis protein SLX9-domain-containing protein, with translation MAPIRKPTRTVSGRGAIAKPSVFGDEFRTSKRDKRQIKHAALVSKIEKNSQKTPKRRRASKKLVANLESLADALPEAEESHDAASQMNVIKQKTLRHKPGALKRREKLEKLERDRFNKNLTELSNITSAPAANNGETSTQSNPTAGRWSALRNFISQTMEQQPVFKTNK, from the exons ATG GCTCCCATCCGCAAACCAACGAGAACTGTTTCGGGCAGAGGCGCGATAGCCAAACCCAGTGTCTTCGGTGACGAATTTCGTACGAGCAAGAGGGATAAACGTCAGATCAAGCACGCTGCTCTCGTGTCTAAGATTGAGAAAAACTCCCAGAAGACTCCCAAGCGTCGACGAGCATCAAAAAAACTTGTTGCCAACCTCGAATCTTTGGCCGATGCCTTGCCGGAGGCTGAAGAATCCCATGATGCCGCCAGTCAGATGAATGTGATCAAGCAGAAGACATTGAGACACAAGCCAGGTGCCTTGAAGCGCCGGGAAAAACTCGAGAAATTGGAGCGGGACCGCTTTAACAAGAATCTGACCGAGTTGTCCAACATAACATCAGCCCCGGCTGCCAACAATGGCGAGACGAGCACCCAGTCGAACCCGACGGCTGGTCGGTGGTCGGCTCTCCGTAACTTCATCTCACAGACGATGGAACAGCAGCCTGTGTTCAAAACGAATAAATAA
- a CDS encoding ATP-dependent Clp protease, putative translates to MLWRHFQRRLPATLARRDVVRSPPPHFRHGLNLTGSTPAFGAPRITPKVLKQYLDQYVVGQDRAKKVLSVAVYNHYQRVQELVRRKEEAAEALAKRQRREALEIHPLDDNIADDIAGAQTTASLPQPPESRSNTPLEQADFADTSPLHLEKSNILLLGPSGVGKTLMAKTLARILSVPFSISDCTVFTQAGYIGEDAEMCVHRLLAAADYNVEQAERGIIVLDEVDKIAAAKVSHGKDVGGEGVQQALLKIIEGTTVQIQAKPEKNPRATSAPNSFPSNIPFGNGSFQPNNPNPAAKGEVYNVRTDNILFVFSGAFVGLHKAIMDRISRGSIGFGQPVRPTSTTSDFPGSPNTTTDQPLLILPGSEEEALYKKHLPFFSSAPPAGSGTEPTFFNALDLLTPSDLQSYGFIPELIGRIPITAALSALSQPLLMRILTEPRNSLLAQYTTLFSLSGIELRFTTPALHIVAGNAFTMGTGARALRTEMETILSDAMFEAPGSSVKFVLVTQAVAERKEHPIYLARGQGVPESSVWFSVSKICIRGN, encoded by the exons ATGCTGTGGCGGCATTTCCAGCGTCGCCTCCCGGCCACCTTGGCTCGTCGTGACGTTGTCCGGT CTCCTCCGCCACATTTCCGACATGGTCTCAATTTAACAG GATCAACCCCCGCCTTTGGCGCCCCCCGCATCACACCGAAAGTGTTAAAGCAATATCTCGACCAATATGTTGTCGGCCAGGATCGTGCAAAGAAAGTGCTCAGTGTCGCCGTGTACAATCACTACCAGCGCGTACAAGAGTTGGTGCGCCGGAAGGAAGAAGCAGCCGAGGCTCTCGCAAAGCGTCAGCGGAGGGAAGCACTTGAGATTCATCCCTTAGACG ATAACATAGCAGATGATATTGCAGGCGCGCAAACGACCGCCAGCTTGCCTCAACCCCCCGAATCCCGCTCAAACACCCCCCTGGAGCAAGCAGATTTCGCCGATACGTCGCCGCTACACCTTGAAAAGTCCAATATCCTGTTACTTGGTCCGTCTGGGGTAGGAAAAACACTTATGGCGAAGACACTTGCTCGGATTCTTTCTGTGCCTTTCAGTATTTCTGACTGCACTGTGTTCACCCAAGCCGGTTACATCGGTGAGGACGCGGAAATGTGTGTTCACCGACTTTTGGCAGCTGCAGACTACAATGTAGAGCAGGCAGAGCGTGGAATTATCGTCCTTGATGAGGTGGACAAGATCGCAGCCGCGAAAGTTAGTCATGGTAAAGATGTCGGTGGTGAAGGAGTACAGCAGGCGCTTCTCAAGATCATTGAAGGCACAACCGTGCAGATCCAGGCCAAGCCAGAGAAGAATCCCCGCGCAACCAGTGCCCCGAATAGCTTTCCCTCCAACATTCCCTTCGGGAATGGGTCATTCCAACCTAACAACCCTAACCCAGCCGCCAAGGGAGAAGTGTACAATGTGCGCACGGATAACATTTTGTTTGTGTTCTCTGGCGCTTTCGTTGGACTGCATAAAGCTATCATGGATCGAATATCTCGTGGATCTATAGGCTTTGGTCAGCCAGTTCGGCCAACCTCAACCACTAGTGATTTCCCTGGCTCGCCAAATACCACTACCGACCAGCCACTTCTAATCCTCCCCGGGTCCGAGGAAGAAGCGCTGTATAAAAAGCACCTTCCATTCTTCTCCTCTGCCCCGCCGGCTGGCTCTGGCACCGAGCCTACTTTTTTCAATGCACTCGACCTGTTAACACCATCAGACCTACAAAGCTACGGCTTCATCCCTGAGTTGATTGGCCGGATTCCCATCACCGCCGCTCTCTCCGCACTGTCTCAACCCTTACTTATGCGCATCCTAACCGAACCCCGCAACTCCCTTCTAGCCCAGTACACGACCCTATTCTCTCTTTCAGGTATCGAGCTGCGCTTCACCACACCGGCACTCCATATAGTCGCCGGCAATGCCTTCACAATGGGCACTGGCGCACGCGCGCTGCGAACTGAGATGGAGACCATTCTTAGTGATGCCATGTTCGAGGCGCCCGGCTCGAGCGTGAAATTCGTCCTTGTGACCCAGGCTGTTGCTGAGCGCAAGGAACATCCCATCTACCTTGCCCGTGGACAGG GAGTACCGGAATCGAGCGTCTGGTTTAGTGTAAGTAAAAT TTGCATTCGCGGCAATTAG